The Ooceraea biroi isolate clonal line C1 chromosome 11, Obir_v5.4, whole genome shotgun sequence genome includes a region encoding these proteins:
- the LOC105278675 gene encoding pecanex-like protein 1 isoform X1 yields the protein MGSQTLEILRQGVWASLTGGWFYDPHLDVFSNTFHLYVWLFLLCLPFTIYLYFPPTLYVWLAYCSSFVVVFGTIKCVNHALHCVYDTTECLEEPNQNISQQKSESEKKRAVHGKSREQSQDQTGHGIELQVLNGKTDTPPVECSSRNSFIEPNIQNADADSITSEYNRDKPSSTIDLKVEIHRKNSSESSEEAQQLSKPMVTSINVHEAELVSTQYHEPRFKNIINEWRLKRQKCVVIAEEDRPGPRKLCRHASEDSRNRHSKQSNLGKTGSESQIKQTSSLELEHPGDDYPYWKSNQSVRRLNSNSIPMETHLMNDHPQSLEIISKKGDADNNKISSHPQSLEVITKKPHQQLVHPQSLEVIGATSKNVSSTDDNNLPLHPQSLETINTKKVLPQNTLKRNQLQLLPYLSYGSEIVHPIAEQSDEQFANDSSGGFSLRDSYSPLLTRKNMGDANAASNRDRSLSAGRFEDRFSRFNDDNGIDNNSANSRDALLEEPKPCMNRRYSNASQSSHEFSDGEKSKDKRQDKSKNTEDPLNSGSIVGIDWLFENGDCSVEPWTSKIFWTFTRSDDTDTSESLQTASTDYLHTKEPDSGSSSTTTLSIENEVKRKLLPQLEVDNSTKRHQGAIPKQSRPKPAASEAVDDNAASSSVEQQPRENLKRYLEVRREKAKRRGGKFEQTSGSNNELSTLLPSPAPPLLAALLNNSGRDLPGQSTTASSDARLSRSSENRNSRSRYGRLKRSNRTYRGNPRNLATNRDDNVVPLTALFGLISSGECHLATNQNDTSEGAVHYFRDDNGRWLAYTFDEKGSDMAAAAASVAAAAQMPTNPHNEKLLNTLLRQQLNQNLHYDTNWEFADSLSNSYSSLSLNSAGLTVIIDTPPVLSSPASNQTKTQSSPPSNLISSNTGSSNQCTLGENSEREQFHHTLITRSDSMADRNRRLQNLLGNLSLNQYQSESNNRMPVLMLPAHQEPDINTSLSWNRFVDGLDGSDTKPKQTRHYYKWKIGKLPHVKVRFDRLALLALLDRNLGVFETIISTLLAGTVAGLGLLLLQQGFYRDIFAFIFCFVTAGCQYSLLKSVQPDAASPTHGFNRIIVFSRSVYYILCSGLILILDEALRNFKSTDFRVYGLRVADYDLILQVRNILLIFLLCFPIVFSLGLFPQINTFLMYVCEHLDIHLFGGNATTSLVSSLYCLCRSVVAVLILYGFAYGALLEPKSTQHILFSIFVGLLVAISYHLSRSSSDPTVIWDILKANLWPPEIGDRYTEEKEAKIIENTSSSSSQQRSENVAVSYKETKSKTSSGRKKDVKIKVDEEMSDIELVDPLPEKLRSTVNDRLKNDLIACAVIGTLSFGLHRTTVFTALQSSALNTLLWSIASFLGFLLHYIVPQLRKQLPWLCLSRPVLRSHEYALFEVREPVRIMWFEKLYVYLCFFERNCIYPIVFLDALTVCSSKIADKFGECLGALIVTVCGLKSLRSAYSDPSTRYLVLMFAVLFFQLDFSDLSETFLMDYFVTGIAFAKIYELLLKIRFVVTYIAPWQITWGSAFHAFAQPFSVPHSAMLFLQAGISAMLSTPLNPLLGSAIFISSYVRPVKFWERDYKTRRVDHSNTRMSSHLERNLGADDNNLNSIFYEQLTRSLQHSLCGDLTLGRWGNVEQGDCFLLASDYLNCLVHIVQLGNGLVTFQLRGLEFRGTYCQQREVEAISEGIEENDNCCCCEMGHLSNVLSVNAAFSQRWLAWEIASSKYVLEGYSISDNSAGSMLQVFEFRKVLVTYYVKSMIFYAVKSPKLKQWLENPDIVDGLKPTTEKNFVDLDPVFNVNIDEDFDFRASGITRCSFCNVYFDWVQYCAGKQDKLDKSRDSYLVSLCFSLSLLGRRVLGAASHNTLSGVEFFLYGLHALFKGDFRITSGRDEWVLHDVELLRGVVAKGIKMALKLHQDHFMSPEQYVESSALFEAIDNHDQNLVISHEADPRWRNAVLSGAPSLLALRHVLDDGIDEYKVIMLNKRYLSFRVIKMNRECVRGLWAGQQQELVYLRNRNPERGSIQNAKQALRNIINSSCDQPIGYPIYVSPLTTSYAETNEQLCSVIGGACTYGALKNKVLQLWRRIRRRCGQGCSSGGTGSQDDGGFGNDGVYAMTTYNIHSGYAQSGHNTSGSQSIESGCQIGGSTGRGSLGRANTGSLGGNRGSLASVGKPTSSTLASLAGLLSNSDIKTETKSETSFSSKMEKEEVYQRVRIMDPNQVYDAINLGRRIDVIWPDERMRQQGGRSGWQHWVPERGMEGCVVHRWSPNHRDPNRRSHVDKVILLVKIEDKYVPIAEQGVRDLGAEV from the exons ATGGGTTCGCAAACGCTCGAGATCCTGAGGCAGGGTGTCTGGGCGAGCCTGACGGGCGGCTGGTTCTATGATCCGCACCTCGACGTTTTCTCCAACACCTTCCACCTCTACGTCTGGCTGTTCCTGCTCTGCCTGCCGTTCACGATCTACCTG TATTTTCCACCCACGTTGTACGTCTGGCTGGCGTACTGTTCCTcgttcgtcgtcgtcttcgggACGATCAAGTGCGTGAATCATGCGCTGCACTGCGTGTACGACACGACCGAGTGTCTGGAGGAGCCGAATCAGAACATCAGTCAGCAGAAGTCCGAGAGCGAGAAGAAACGCGCGGTGCACGGCAAGTCCAGGGAACAGTCGCAGGACCAGACGGGCCATGGCATAGAGCTGCAAGTTTTAAACG GTAAGACAGACACACCACCTGTGGAATGCTCGTCTCGTAACTCGTTTATCGAGCCGAACATCCAGAATGCCGACGCAGACAGCATAACGTCCGAATACAATCGTGATAAACCAAGCTCGACCATCGATCTGAAGGTGGAGATCCATAGAAAGAACAGTTCGGAAAGCTCGGAGGAGGCGCAGCAGCTCAGCAAGCCGATGGTCACCAGCATAAACGTGCACGAGGCGGAGTTGGTCTCCACACAGTACCACGAGCCgcgttttaaaaatatcataaacg AATGGAGACTGAAGCGGCAGAAGTGCGTGGTGATAGCGGAGGAGGATCGGCCGGGACCCCGTAAACTGTGCCGGCACGCGTCCGAGGATTCCCGGAATCGGCATTCCAAGCAGAGCAACCTCGGTAAAACCGGATCCGAGAGCCAGATAAAGCAGACGAGCTCGTTAGAGCTGGAACATCCGGGTGACGATTACCCTTATTGGAAGTCCAATCAGAGCGTCCGCAGACTCAACTCCAACTCGATACCGATGGAGACGCACTTGATGAACGATCATCCGCAGAGTTTGGAGATCATATCGAAGAAGGGAGATGCGGACAACAACAAAATCTCATCTCATCCACAATCATTAGAG GTTATCACGAAGAAACCGCATCAGCAACTGGTGCATCCGCAGAGTCTTGAGGTAATAGGTGCCACTAGTAAAAATGTAAGCAGTACCGACGACAATAATCTGCCTCTTCATCCACAGAGTCTTGAAACAATCAACACTAAAAAG GTCTTACCGCAAAATACACTGAAGAGGAATCAGCTGCAGCTCTTACCGTACCTTAGTTACGGATCCGAGATAGTGCATCCGATAGCGGAACAGAGCGACGAACAATTTGCCAATGACAGCTCAGGCGGATTCAGTCTGCGTGACTCTTACAGTCCGTTGCTCACGCGGAAAAACATGGGCGACGCGAACGCCGCGTCTAATCGGGACAGAAGTCTCAGCGCTGGTAGATTTGAGGATAGATTCTCGAG gtTCAACGACGACAATGGAATAGATAACAACTCGGCGAACTCTCGAGACGCTCTGCTCGAGGAGCCGAAGCCCTGCATGAACAGGAGGTACAGCAATGCCAGCCAGAGCAGCCACGAGTTCTCGGACGGTGAGAAGAGCAAGGACAAGCGGCAGGACAAGTCGAAGAACACGGAGGATCCGCTCAACTCGGGCAGCATAGTCGGTATCGACTGGCTGTTCGAGAATGGGGACTGTTCGGTGGAGCCGTGGACGAGTAAGA TATTTTGGACATTCACTCGCTCTGATGATACGGATACGTCAGAAAGCCTACAGACGGCTAGTACAGATT ATCTTCACACGAAGGAGCCCGACTCGGGATCGTCTAGTACAACGACTCTCAGCATCGAGAACGAGGTGAAGCGCAAGCTGTTGCCGCAACTGGAAGTGGACAACAGCACGAAGCGCCACCAGGGAGCGATACCCAAGCAGAGCCGTCCAAAACCCGCCGCGTCCGAGGCCGTGGACGACAACGCGGCGTCGAGTAGCGTCGAGCAGCAACCGCGGGAGAATCTCAAGCGTTACCTCGAAGTGCGACGGGAGAAAGCGAAGCGACGAGGCGGCAAGTTCGAGCAGACCAGCGGGTCTAACAACGAATTGAGCACGTTGCTGCCGAGCCCAGCGCCGCCGCTACTGGCCGCGTTGCTGAACAACTCTGGCCGGGACTTGCCGGGTCAGTCGACCACCGCGTCGTCCGACGCGCGATTGAGCCGCAGCTCCGAGAATCGGAACTCTCGGAGCAGATACGGACGACTGAAGCGATCCAACAGGACGTATCGCGGCAATCCGCGGAACCTCGCTACCAATCGCGACGACAACGTTGTGCCACTCACGGCATTGTTCGGCCTGATCTCGAGCGGAGAGTGTCACTTGGCCACCAATCAGAACGACACGTCGGAGGGCGCGGTGCACTACTTTCGCGACGACAACGGTCGCTGGCTGGCTTACACGTTTGACGAGAAGGGCTCGGATatggccgccgccgccgcgtccGTCGCAGCGGCGGCGCAGATGCCCACGAACCCGCACAACGAGAAATTGCTGAACACCCTACTGCGCCAGCAGCTGAATCAAAACTTGCACTACGACACCAACTGGGAATTTGCGGACTCGTTGAGCAATAGCTACAGCAGTTTATCGCTCAACTCCGCCGGTCTGACGGTGATAATCGACACGCCGCCGGTGCTGTCCAGCCCGGCGAGCAATCAGACCAAGACCCAGAGCTCACCGCCGTCAAATCTCATCTCCTCCAATACCGGTAGCTCGAATCAGTGCACCCTCGGTGAGAACTCGGAGCGCGAACAATTCCACCACACGCTGATCACGCGCTCGGACTCGATGGCCGACAGAAATCGCAGACTGCAGAATCTGTTGGGCAATCTCAGCCTGAACCAGTATCAGTCCGAGTCGAACAATCGCATGCCCGTGCTGATGCTGCCCGCGCATCAGGAGCCGGATATAAACACTAGCCTCTCGTGGAATCGCTTCGTCGACGGTCTCGACGGCTCGGACACGAAGCCGAAGCAGACCAGGCATTACTACAAGTGGAAGATCGGTAAACTGCCACACGTGAAAGTGCGTTTCGACCGTCTCGCCCTGCTGGCTCTGCTCGATCGTAACCTGGGCGTGTTCGAAACCATCATCTCCACTCTTCTGGCGGGTACGGTCGCGGGGCTGGGCCTGCTGCTGCTCCAGCAGGGCTTCTACCGCGACATCTTCGCGTTCATATTCTGTTTCGTCACGGCCGGCTGCCAGTACTCACTGCTCAAGTCCGTTCAGCCGGACGCCGCGTCGCCGACGCACGGCTTCAATCGCATCATCGTGTTCTCCAGATCGGTTTACTACATCCTGTGCTCGGGCTTGATTCTGATCCTCGACGAGGCGCTGAGGAACTTTAAGTCGACGGACTTTCGAGTGTACGGACTACGCGTAGCCGACTACGATCTTATACTGCAAGTGCGTAACATCTTGCTGATATTCCTGCTGTGCTTCCCGATTGTGTTCTCCCTAGGACTGTTCCCCCAGATCAACACGTTTCTCATGTACGTGTGCGAGCACCTGGACATCCATCTGTTCGGCGGTAACGCGACCACTAGCCTCGTCTCCTCGTTATACTGCCTGTGTCGAAGCGTCGTCGCCGTCCTCATTCTCTACGGATTCGCATACGGCGCGTTACTCGAGCCCAAGTCCACGCAGCACATACTCTTCTCGATATTCGTCGGCCTGCTTGTCGCGATATCGTATCACCTGAGCCGCTCGTCCTCCGACCCCACCGTGATATGGGACATCCTCAAGGCGAATCTCTGGCCGCCGGAGATCGGCGACAGGTACacggaggagaaggaggcgAAGATCATTGAGaacacgtcgtcgtcgtcgtcgcagcAGCGCAGCGAGAACGTCGCCGTGAGCTACAAGGAGACCAAGAGCAAGACGTCTTCCGGCAGGAAGAAGGACGTCAAGATCAAGGTGGACGAAGAGATGTCGGACATTGAGCTGGTGGACCCGCTACCTGAGAAACTCCGCTCTACCGTGAACGATAGATTGAAGAATGATCTAATCGCGTGCGCGGTGATTGGCACTCTGTCCTTCGGGCTTCATCGTACGACGGTGTTCACCGCTCTGCAGTCGAGCGCTCTGAACACGCTGTTGTGGAGCATCGCGAGCTTCTTGGGCTTCCTTCTGCACTACATCGTGCCGCAGCTGCGTAAGCAGCTGCCGTGGCTGTGCCTGTCGAGGCCGGTGCTGCGCAGCCACGAGTACGCGCTCTTCGAAGTGCGCGAACCGGTGCGAATCATGTGGTTTGAGAAGCTCTACGTGTACCTGTGCTTCTTCGAGCGCAACTGTATTTATCCCATCGTCTTCCTCGACGCGCTCACCGTGTGCTCGTCGAAGATTGCCGACAAGTTCGGCGAGTGCCTGGGCGCGCTCATCGTCACCGTGTGCGGCCTCAAGTCCCTCAGATCGGCGTACTCGGATCCGTCCACCCGCTACCTCGTCCTCATGTTCGCGGTGCTTTTCTTCCAGCTAGACTTCAGCGATTTGAGCGAGACCTTCCTGATGGACTACTTCGTCACGGGTATCGCGTTCGCCAAGATTTACGAGTTGCTGCTGAAGATCCGCTTCGTCGTCACGTACATCGCGCCCTGGCAGATCACTTGGGGCAGCGCGTTCCACGCGTTCGCCCAGCCGTTCTCCGTGCCGCACTCGGCGATGCTGTTCCTCCAGGCCGGCATCTCGGCGATGCTCAGCACGCCTCTCAACCCGCTGCTAGGTAGCGCGATCTTCATCTCCTCCTACGTACGACCGGTCAAGTTCTGGGAGAGGGACTACAAGACCAGGCGGGTGGATCACTCCAACACGCGGATGTCCTCGCACCTCGAGCGCAACCTGGGCGCCGACGACAACAATCTCAACTCGATATTTTACGAGCAGCTCACGCGCTCCCTTCAGCACAGCCTCTGCGGCGATCTCACACTCGGCCGTTGGGGTAATGTCGAGCAGGGCGATTGCTTCCTGCTCGCGTCGGATTACTTGAACTGTTTGGTTCACATAGTCCAATTGGGTAACGGATTAGTCACCTTCCAACTGAGAGGTCTCGAGTTCCGGGGGACATACTGCCAGCAGAGAGAG GTGGAAGCGATCTCAGAGGGTATCGAAGAAAACGACAACTGTTGCTGCTGCGAAATGGGTCATTTGTCAAACGTACTTAGCGTGAACGCGGCCTTCAGCCAACGCTGGTTAGCCTGGGAGATCGCGAGCTCGAAATACGTGCTCGAGGGCTACTCGATTTCCGACAATTCGGCCGGCTCGATGCTGCAGGTGTTCGAATTTCGTAAAGTGCTGGTTACTTACTACGTCAAGAGCATGATCTTTTATGCCGTGAAGTCGCCCAAGCTGAAGCAGTGGCTGGAGAATCCGGACATCGTCGACGGCCTGAAGCCGACGACCGAGAAGAATTTCGTTGATCTCGATCCCGTGTTCAACGTGAACATCGACGAGGACTTTGACTTTCGGGCGAGCGGTATTACGCGGTGCAGCTTTTGCAACGTTTACTTCGACTGGGTACAATATTGCGCTGGTAAACAAGATAAG TTGGATAAATCGCGTGATTCCTATCTCGTGTCCCTGTGTTTCTCGTTGAGCTTATTGGGAAGACGCGTGTTAGGTGCTGCGTCTCACAACACCTTGTCAGGCGTTGAATTCTTTCTCTATGGCCTACACGCGCTATTCAAAG GAGACTTCCGGATAACATCAGGTCGCGACGAGTGGGTGCTGCACGATGTCGAATTACTGCGCGGCGTAGTCGCGAAGGGCATAAAGATGGCATTGAAGCTGCACCAAGACCACTTTATGAGCCCTGAGCAGTACGTCGAATCGTCCGCGCTCTTCGAAGCTATCGACAATCACGATCAGAATCTCGTCATAAGTCACGAGGCGGATCCGCGTTGGAGGAACGCCGTCCTGAGCGGCGCCCCCAGTCTTTTGGCACTCAG GCACGTGCTAGACGACGGGATAGACGAGTACAAGGTGATAATGCTTAACAAACGTTACTTAAGCTTCCGCGTGATCAAGATGAATCGCGAGTGCGTCCGCGGGTTGTGGGCCGGCCAGCAGCAGGAGCTGGTCTACCTGAGAAACCGTAATCCAGAGCGCGGCTCGATCCAGAACGCCAAGCAGGCCCTACGGAACATAATCAACAGCTCGTGCGACCAGCCGATCGGCTATCCGATCTACGTATCACCGTTGACCACCAGTTACGCCGAGACCAACGAGCAATTGTGCTCGGTAATCGGGGGAGCGTGCACTTACGGCGCCCTGAAGAACAAAGTGCTGCAGCTGTGGAGAAG AATACGGAGAAGGTGTGGTCAAGGTTGCTCCTCGGGTGGCACCGGCTCCCAAGACGACGGAGGTTTCGGCAATGACGGAGTATACGCGATGACTACTTACAATATACACTCTG GCTACGCTCAGTCAGGCCACAACACGTCTGGTTCGCAATCGATAGAGTCCGGCTGTCAGATTGGCGGTTCTACTGGCCGGGGTTCTCTCGGTCGTGCAAATACGGGCTCTCTCGGTGGCAACAGAGGCTCGCTTGCCTCCGTCGGAAAGCCGACCAGTTCGACGCTCGCCAGTTTGGCCGGATTGCTCAGTAACAGCGACATCAAAACGGAAACCAAGAGCGAAACGAGCTTCTCTAGCAagatggagaaagaggaggtCTATCAGAGGGTTCGC ATCATGGATCCGAACcaagtgtacgacgcgatCAATCTGGGTCGGCGCATAGACGTGATATGGCCGGACGAGAGGATGCGACAGCAGGGTGGCCGCTCCGGGTGGCAACACTGGGTCCCCGAAAGGGGCATGGAGGGCTGCGTGGTTCATCGGTGGTCGCCGAATCATCGTGATCCGAATCGACGCTCGCACGTCGACAAGGTCATCTTGCTCGTGAAGATCGAGGACAAGTACGTGCCGATAGCCGAGCAGGGCGTGCGCGACTTGGGCGCGGAGGTTTAG